In Wolbachia endosymbiont (group B) of Germaria angustata, the following are encoded in one genomic region:
- a CDS encoding aminopeptidase P family protein has protein sequence MSKIEEFRSFMHEINVNAFMLHTKDEYLNEYSKELAELCGFTGTNGLLIVTKSNKCPFFTDGRYITQARSQLDQGSFRVYNIQEEDPHKWVKANLTLTTSLGYYPQYFTMKDIRKYEGICKLVPYLIEKDSSHKAQTIVSHVSGESSKDKCERVAKNIEAEAVLLTDPNSISWLLNLRNESAEYTPCILGRAILYKNANVDLFIQDKEHSTIEANFDNHINVFDISELENSLHKLNLVVIDPSTTPMSIMNAIDSLYNHYLNEKSASVSFQCLTRNKKAWIPVSSTGMKISNERGLIENKQIIEKEDPCLIHKAVKNQTEITGAISAHIKDGVAVTNFLYWLENNIDSEITELEAEEKVLEYRKEQNLFKQLSFPTISAFNENGAIIHYRASNKTNKAIKKDGLYLIDSGGQYLDGTTDITRTIAVGSPTNEQRAHYTIVLKAHISIASAVFLPGTTGGELDILARIHLWKFGMDYMHGTGHGVGSYLSVHEGPQAISRGNKVELIPGMILSNEPGYYIPGKYGIRIENLMYIERRENVFLSFKQLTSIPYDKKLIDIQMLTEDEVKWINSYHQFVYKNIENGIKDKEWLKRVCEPLK, from the coding sequence ATGTCAAAAATCGAAGAATTTCGCTCTTTTATGCACGAAATCAATGTTAATGCATTTATGTTGCATACTAAAGACGAGTATTTAAATGAATATTCAAAAGAGTTAGCAGAGTTATGTGGCTTCACGGGAACAAATGGGCTACTTATCGTTACAAAGAGTAATAAGTGCCCATTTTTTACAGATGGACGCTATATCACACAAGCTCGCAGTCAGCTCGATCAGGGCAGTTTTCGAGTATATAATATACAAGAAGAGGATCCACACAAATGGGTAAAAGCAAACTTAACATTGACTACCTCACTGGGTTACTATCCGCAATATTTTACTATGAAGGACATAAGAAAATATGAAGGCATTTGTAAACTAGTACCATACTTAATTGAAAAAGATAGTAGTCATAAAGCACAAACAATAGTCTCACATGTATCTGGTGAGAGTAGTAAGGATAAATGTGAAAGAGTAGCTAAAAACATAGAGGCTGAAGCAGTGCTTCTGACTGATCCAAATTCAATTTCGTGGTTATTAAATTTAAGAAATGAAAGTGCTGAATATACTCCTTGTATATTGGGTCGTGCTATATTGTATAAAAATGCCAATGTTGATTTATTTATTCAAGATAAAGAACATTCAACTATAGAAGCAAATTTTGATAACCATATAAATGTTTTTGATATTAGTGAGCTAGAAAATTCACTACATAAGTTAAATTTGGTGGTGATAGATCCAAGCACGACTCCAATGAGCATTATGAATGCAATAGATTCCTTGTATAACCATTATTTAAATGAAAAATCAGCTTCGGTGTCATTCCAGTGCTTGACCAGAAATAAAAAAGCATGGATCCCAGTGTCAAGCACTGGGATGAAAATAAGTAATGAAAGAGGTCTAATAGAAAATAAGCAGATAATTGAGAAGGAGGATCCTTGTTTGATTCACAAAGCAGTAAAAAATCAAACTGAAATAACTGGAGCTATAAGTGCTCACATCAAAGATGGAGTAGCAGTTACAAATTTTCTATATTGGCTTGAAAATAATATTGACAGTGAAATTACTGAGCTTGAAGCTGAAGAAAAAGTTTTAGAATACAGAAAAGAGCAGAATTTGTTTAAGCAATTGAGTTTTCCAACAATTTCAGCATTCAACGAGAATGGAGCAATCATTCATTATCGTGCAAGCAATAAGACAAATAAAGCTATTAAAAAAGATGGACTATATTTGATCGATTCTGGTGGTCAGTACCTTGATGGTACAACCGATATTACAAGAACTATAGCAGTTGGTAGTCCAACCAATGAGCAACGAGCTCACTACACAATAGTACTAAAAGCTCACATTTCGATAGCAAGTGCAGTCTTTCTCCCTGGCACCACTGGTGGGGAATTGGACATATTAGCGCGTATACATTTATGGAAATTTGGAATGGATTACATGCACGGTACAGGACATGGAGTAGGAAGTTACCTTTCGGTACACGAAGGACCGCAAGCAATATCAAGAGGAAATAAAGTGGAACTCATTCCAGGCATGATACTTTCTAACGAGCCTGGTTATTATATTCCAGGAAAGTATGGAATAAGAATTGAGAATCTGATGTATATTGAAAGGCGAGAAAACGTCTTTTTAAGCTTTAAACAATTGACCTCTATTCCTTATGATAAAAAGCTAATAGATATACAAATGCTTACTGAAGATGAAGTTAAATGGATAAATAGCTATCACCAATTTGTTTATAAAAATATAGAAAATGGCATAAAAGATAAGGAATGGTTAAAGAGAGTATGTGAACCTTTAAAATAG
- a CDS encoding cytochrome b: protein MKNNKYSLGLRIIHWLMSALIIGMLCSGLYMKSLPISSEIKFSIYAIHKACGITVLGLIIVRIFFRVFTYVPPLPANFSRFVINASKTIHFGLYFLMVLMPLSGYVMSSASSKEIKYFVHIPLLINENKELASAANQLHSMLAYLMIVFISLHILGALKHTFIDKQNIFKRMI, encoded by the coding sequence ATGAAAAACAATAAATATAGTTTAGGCTTAAGGATCATTCATTGGTTAATGTCTGCTCTTATTATTGGTATGCTTTGTTCTGGACTGTACATGAAAAGTTTGCCGATTAGCAGTGAAATTAAATTCAGCATATACGCTATTCATAAGGCTTGTGGTATCACCGTTCTTGGATTAATTATAGTACGTATATTTTTTCGCGTCTTTACTTATGTTCCGCCATTACCAGCAAATTTTTCTCGGTTCGTAATTAATGCGAGCAAAACGATACACTTTGGTTTGTATTTTTTGATGGTGCTAATGCCATTATCTGGTTATGTCATGTCTTCTGCTTCTAGTAAAGAGATCAAATATTTTGTTCATATCCCTTTGTTAATCAATGAAAACAAAGAGCTAGCTAGTGCAGCTAATCAGCTACATTCGATGCTTGCATATCTTATGATAGTCTTTATAAGCTTGCATATACTTGGTGCTTTAAAACACACATTTATAGATAAACAAAACATTTTTAAACGTATGATATAG
- a CDS encoding nitronate monooxygenase, with the protein MLNSLWKKGTNFLGSEFAVMGGAMSWVSERNLVSAISNAGGFGVIACGAMFPDLLKKEIIETQKLTHKPFGVNLITMHPNLSELIDICIETKVSHVVLAGGLPTKPNIAKIKNAGIKVICFAPALSLAKRLVNMGVDALIIEGMEAGGHIGPVSTSVLAQEILPHFKNEKTPVFVAGGIGRGEMIVNYLEMGASGCQIGTLFVCTNESIAHKNFKEVFIKSAARNAVSSVQISADFPVIPVRAIVNKASDDFMKHQREIIDKYQKGQISKEEGQLEIEKFWAGALRRAVIEGDIETGSLMAGQSVGMVDREKPVKEVIDMLVQQASNYVKM; encoded by the coding sequence ATGTTAAATAGCCTCTGGAAAAAAGGAACGAATTTTCTTGGTAGTGAGTTTGCAGTAATGGGTGGTGCTATGAGCTGGGTTTCAGAGAGAAATTTAGTTTCAGCAATCTCAAATGCCGGTGGTTTTGGTGTAATTGCATGTGGTGCAATGTTTCCAGACTTACTGAAAAAAGAAATCATAGAGACACAGAAATTAACTCATAAGCCATTTGGTGTAAATCTAATTACTATGCACCCAAATTTGAGTGAGTTAATAGATATATGCATTGAAACAAAAGTAAGCCATGTAGTTCTTGCTGGCGGATTACCAACAAAACCTAATATAGCAAAAATCAAGAATGCAGGCATTAAAGTTATATGTTTTGCACCAGCATTAAGCCTTGCGAAAAGGTTAGTAAACATGGGGGTAGATGCGTTAATAATAGAAGGTATGGAAGCAGGAGGACATATCGGTCCTGTTAGCACTTCTGTTCTCGCACAAGAGATATTACCTCATTTTAAAAATGAGAAAACACCGGTGTTTGTTGCAGGTGGAATAGGAAGAGGCGAAATGATAGTGAACTACCTAGAAATGGGAGCAAGTGGCTGTCAAATAGGTACATTATTTGTCTGCACGAATGAGTCAATCGCTCACAAAAATTTTAAAGAAGTATTCATCAAATCAGCTGCGCGTAATGCTGTATCTTCTGTGCAGATTAGTGCTGATTTCCCTGTAATTCCAGTAAGGGCTATAGTTAACAAAGCAAGTGACGATTTTATGAAACATCAGAGAGAAATTATTGATAAATACCAAAAGGGGCAAATTTCAAAAGAAGAAGGGCAGCTTGAAATAGAAAAGTTCTGGGCTGGAGCTTTAAGAAGAGCTGTAATTGAAGGGGACATTGAAACAGGATCTTTAATGGCTGGTCAAAGTGTTGGCATGGTTGATAGAGAAAAGCCTGTAAAAGAAGTGATAGATATGCTAGTTCAACAGGCAAGCAATTATGTTAAAATGTAA
- a CDS encoding type VI secretion protein, translated as MQPKVPATSSNSKKENNLALLESINLDFIPYACHYNEETILTKQGELLKIIKLEDYSPVDNYGDLRTEIRKSISKNIKSLYFTVWIHTVRKRNKLSLQWNKTSDFSDQLHSTWFNKLVDSKLQYINELYIVVLLSDFGKHINNAFFFGGIKNRHKLFLQKNHQELQKITDLIQKDLEPFGAKKLGLRSSEGKIYSQMMEFLHYIITLTHKDYPICERDLSQHVKNLKVAFGFNKFQTSFEGQQKFGSIFCIKEYREIPLENIDRCLQLDSELIITEIIIFTSNNKAVKEFKKQINILQISEDNTLLQNSGINEIIELEKISAMDFCQQNIIVTIFADDKNRLAKNISDLSSVMSLIGLMMFRTDLHMENHFWAQLPGNFAFVTQPKNILEKYACSFAMLHDFTSGTLKGRRWKEAVTVFFSKKGSPYFFNFHGKKNNGHTTILGAPNSGRTSLINFLLSESRKFNPRIVILDNTGKSIIFTKAVSGQYYIIDPKYKDKSLKFNPLNIEDSASNRNMLVELIKRMVADASLVDVEEKTKKIVDSIFAIPRESRSISQISEVLLLLGGKISKWCGDGEFAYLFQDGDESDIDWETKIISLNTANLTKQKECMSVILYYFLYSFEAKCDGSPAILVLDEAWEISNIFPTEGEFDNWMQRMTKLNVVVILSTENLNLAFASKFTQYLDKHVDTRILMPNINANRLYMKAFSLSKEELNVILQTPTQEGLFLIKQYKGLVTLNLDLKNMKEIHVLSANKETIKYMYEAMKEKGEKVSKWLPVFYEKCKA; from the coding sequence ATGCAACCAAAAGTACCAGCCACTAGCTCTAATTCTAAAAAAGAGAACAATTTAGCGTTACTAGAAAGTATTAATTTAGATTTTATCCCTTATGCTTGCCACTACAATGAAGAAACTATACTAACAAAACAGGGGGAATTGTTAAAAATAATCAAATTAGAAGACTATTCTCCAGTTGATAACTATGGTGATCTTAGAACTGAAATTAGAAAAAGTATATCAAAAAATATCAAGAGTTTATATTTTACCGTTTGGATTCACACTGTCCGTAAGCGCAATAAACTGAGCTTACAGTGGAATAAAACTTCAGACTTTTCCGATCAGCTACACTCAACGTGGTTTAATAAACTAGTTGATAGTAAACTACAGTATATAAATGAGCTATACATTGTGGTGTTACTTAGTGATTTTGGCAAACATATTAATAATGCATTTTTTTTTGGCGGGATAAAGAATAGGCACAAGTTATTTTTACAAAAAAATCATCAAGAATTACAAAAAATAACTGACCTGATTCAAAAAGATTTAGAACCTTTTGGAGCTAAAAAACTGGGCCTTAGATCTAGTGAAGGCAAAATATATTCTCAAATGATGGAATTTCTCCATTACATTATTACATTAACACACAAAGATTATCCAATATGTGAAAGGGATCTATCGCAGCATGTGAAAAACCTAAAAGTAGCTTTTGGTTTCAATAAATTTCAAACATCGTTTGAAGGTCAACAGAAGTTTGGTTCTATTTTTTGCATAAAGGAATATCGAGAAATCCCCTTAGAAAATATAGATAGGTGTTTGCAACTTGACTCTGAGCTTATCATCACAGAAATAATAATATTTACTAGTAATAATAAAGCAGTAAAAGAATTTAAAAAACAAATTAATATACTGCAAATCAGTGAGGACAATACCTTACTTCAAAACTCAGGAATAAATGAAATAATAGAGCTTGAAAAAATTTCTGCTATGGATTTTTGTCAACAGAACATTATTGTTACAATCTTTGCAGATGATAAGAATAGGTTAGCTAAAAATATCAGTGATTTATCCTCTGTAATGTCGTTAATCGGATTGATGATGTTTAGGACTGATCTGCACATGGAAAATCATTTTTGGGCACAGCTTCCTGGAAACTTTGCTTTTGTCACACAACCAAAAAATATATTAGAAAAATATGCTTGCAGCTTTGCTATGTTGCATGATTTTACATCAGGTACGTTAAAAGGAAGAAGATGGAAAGAAGCAGTAACAGTTTTTTTTTCAAAAAAAGGCAGTCCTTACTTTTTTAACTTTCATGGAAAGAAAAATAATGGTCATACCACAATACTTGGAGCTCCAAATTCAGGTAGAACCTCACTGATCAATTTCTTACTTTCGGAGTCAAGAAAATTTAACCCTAGGATTGTTATATTGGATAATACTGGAAAATCAATAATATTTACTAAAGCAGTAAGCGGCCAATATTACATAATTGATCCAAAATATAAAGATAAAAGTCTAAAATTTAACCCACTGAACATTGAAGATAGTGCTTCTAATCGCAATATGCTTGTTGAATTGATCAAAAGGATGGTTGCAGATGCAAGTTTGGTAGACGTAGAAGAAAAGACAAAAAAAATTGTAGATTCTATATTTGCTATACCAAGAGAATCGCGCTCTATTTCTCAAATTTCTGAAGTGCTTTTACTTCTTGGGGGTAAAATAAGTAAATGGTGTGGTGATGGTGAATTTGCTTACTTATTCCAAGATGGTGATGAGTCAGACATTGACTGGGAAACAAAAATCATATCTCTCAATACTGCGAATCTCACTAAGCAAAAAGAATGTATGTCCGTGATACTTTACTATTTCTTATACTCTTTCGAAGCAAAATGTGATGGCTCACCTGCAATACTTGTTTTGGATGAAGCATGGGAGATAAGTAATATTTTTCCTACAGAGGGAGAGTTTGACAACTGGATGCAAAGAATGACAAAGTTAAATGTTGTAGTAATTCTAAGTACTGAAAACTTAAACCTAGCATTTGCTAGCAAGTTTACTCAATATTTAGATAAGCATGTCGATACCAGGATTCTGATGCCGAACATCAATGCAAACAGATTATACATGAAGGCATTTTCTCTGTCGAAAGAGGAACTGAATGTCATTTTGCAAACACCAACACAGGAAGGTTTATTTTTGATAAAGCAATACAAAGGTTTAGTAACTTTAAATCTAGATTTGAAAAATATGAAAGAAATACATGTACTTTCAGCCAATAAAGAGACTATAAAGTATATGTATGAGGCGATGAAGGAAAAAGGCGAAAAAGTGAGTAAGTGGTTACCGGTGTTCTATGAAAAATGTAAAGCTTAA
- a CDS encoding SDR family oxidoreductase yields the protein MHLFCFGYGYVAKFLSKKLLNLGWKVNGTSRNKDIQLFDYEKVDQDLLKSVTHVLVSIPPDGDDVMERYGHCLENIKWLGYLSATNVYGDHCGNWVNEESETKPIEIRGEKRLESEKKWLSSKLPVHIFRLAGIYGPGRNALIDLQLGKARNVKKIFSRVHVEDISNILFSSMQNIKPYEIYNCADDLPATQSEVVTYAAELLNISPPEPVEISSVPNYARGFYLGSKKVSNTKIKKDLGVSLVYPNYKVGLKSLHTEITLE from the coding sequence ATGCACTTGTTTTGCTTTGGTTACGGATATGTAGCTAAATTTCTATCGAAAAAATTGCTAAATTTAGGCTGGAAAGTTAACGGTACATCAAGAAATAAAGATATACAACTTTTTGATTATGAAAAGGTTGATCAAGATCTGCTTAAAAGTGTAACACATGTTTTAGTTTCTATTCCTCCAGACGGCGATGATGTTATGGAGAGATACGGTCATTGTCTGGAGAATATTAAATGGCTTGGTTATCTGTCTGCAACTAATGTTTATGGTGACCACTGTGGTAATTGGGTGAATGAGGAATCTGAAACAAAGCCTATAGAAATTAGAGGAGAAAAGCGCCTTGAGTCTGAAAAGAAGTGGCTAAGTAGCAAATTGCCTGTACATATTTTTCGTTTGGCTGGGATATATGGTCCTGGTAGAAATGCGCTAATTGACCTGCAGCTTGGCAAAGCAAGAAATGTGAAAAAAATTTTTTCTCGTGTTCATGTTGAAGATATATCGAATATTTTATTTTCTTCCATGCAAAATATAAAGCCTTATGAGATATACAATTGTGCAGATGATTTACCTGCTACGCAATCTGAAGTGGTCACGTATGCAGCCGAGCTTCTCAATATTAGCCCTCCAGAGCCAGTTGAGATTTCTTCCGTACCAAATTACGCACGGGGTTTTTATTTAGGGTCAAAAAAAGTAAGCAATACTAAAATTAAAAAAGATCTTGGTGTCTCTCTAGTTTATCCTAACTATAAGGTAGGGTTAAAGAGCTTACATACTGAAATCACATTGGAATGA
- a CDS encoding DUF350 domain-containing protein produces the protein MLSTSKKTQSNEVDINQKLYDTIYKKVTKKTHSNQSTKKDGKGTIKKCIELFNKGADPNILIQLEKSLREQEKYYNYYTEKFLPALEKEVMGLEVGLPIFKNEIEQSQGSPTRRGKILGIISKLTNKSSNKNHSSSVIQNQKDRQGNAMELFNKQSLSGEVEIPKNSGINPLEKDSLAKGVSGTGISGTYNKFGSSIHCGDLTTPTSKQSQAKKEIPQLQLNSQSDLSIDSKDLKNEKPNITVNAVEVPSGANTSKLSSGNDSDSGINSSGLASSSRRSSLTSVTSISSEESVHLKLNSAGEDNGLQLEDEGKTKLAHPNKTKPKGPSGRRSPSKYYKKTEEGLAPHCVISVTGSKIKDTMQSNNYGNNSKVKQPHNRNLHVTLVTSSALLAIGCIVAGAMTPGLVGAGLFVVAAVFATAAAAELCSNFLSSKLTSISVSPLVDNKELTR, from the coding sequence ATGCTAAGTACTTCAAAAAAAACTCAGAGTAATGAAGTAGATATTAACCAAAAATTGTACGACACTATATACAAGAAGGTAACAAAAAAAACACATAGCAATCAAAGTACAAAAAAAGATGGAAAGGGAACTATCAAAAAATGCATAGAGTTGTTCAACAAAGGAGCTGATCCTAACATATTAATTCAATTAGAAAAATCACTGAGAGAGCAAGAAAAATACTATAATTATTACACCGAGAAATTTCTTCCAGCATTGGAAAAAGAAGTAATGGGATTAGAGGTTGGACTTCCAATATTTAAGAATGAAATAGAACAATCACAAGGATCACCAACAAGAAGAGGAAAAATATTAGGAATAATTTCAAAGCTTACTAATAAAAGTAGTAACAAAAATCATTCTAGTAGCGTTATTCAAAATCAAAAAGATAGACAAGGTAATGCTATGGAACTATTTAACAAACAAAGTCTTTCTGGTGAAGTTGAAATTCCCAAAAATTCAGGTATTAATCCTCTGGAAAAGGATTCTTTAGCTAAGGGTGTAAGTGGAACAGGAATCTCTGGAACATATAATAAATTTGGAAGTTCAATTCATTGTGGTGATTTAACAACTCCTACATCAAAACAATCACAAGCAAAAAAGGAGATCCCACAATTACAATTGAATAGTCAATCTGACCTTTCGATTGATAGTAAAGATTTAAAAAATGAAAAGCCTAATATAACTGTGAATGCTGTAGAAGTGCCAAGCGGTGCAAATACTTCTAAACTAAGTAGTGGCAATGACTCAGATAGTGGAATAAATTCATCTGGCTTGGCATCAAGTAGCAGAAGGAGCAGCTTAACTTCAGTAACAAGCATTTCATCTGAGGAAAGTGTACACTTAAAATTAAACTCTGCTGGGGAAGATAATGGTTTGCAACTAGAAGATGAAGGAAAAACAAAATTAGCACATCCGAACAAAACAAAGCCCAAAGGGCCAAGCGGAAGAAGATCCCCTTCTAAATATTATAAGAAGACTGAAGAAGGGCTAGCACCTCATTGTGTGATCTCAGTGACAGGCAGTAAGATAAAAGATACAATGCAATCCAATAATTATGGAAATAATAGTAAAGTTAAACAACCCCATAACAGAAATCTTCACGTCACACTTGTAACAAGTTCTGCTCTCTTAGCAATAGGGTGCATTGTTGCAGGAGCAATGACACCAGGATTAGTAGGAGCAGGACTGTTTGTGGTGGCTGCAGTGTTTGCTACAGCAGCTGCTGCTGAATTGTGTTCAAACTTTCTGTCAAGTAAATTGACATCCATTAGTGTGAGTCCTCTTGTTGATAATAAAGAGCTAACACGGTGA
- a CDS encoding alpha/beta hydrolase, whose product MIELQSQEICPNGSKKNLIIFFHGWGSSGDNFVHLAKVMSKFLPDSYLVVPNAPFEREIGDGYQWFSLEDRSEEALYNGVKNAASIVNHFIGTKLKELNLKDTQLSLVGFSQGAMLAMHVALTRLQSCASVVAYSGRFLSPSKIAPEIKSKPSICVIHGDADDVVPFSSLDLAVKALKENGVNAQGYPIHGLGHIINEEGIRLGVEFIKKNFGN is encoded by the coding sequence ATGATTGAACTACAAAGCCAAGAAATTTGCCCAAATGGAAGTAAGAAAAATTTGATTATTTTTTTTCATGGTTGGGGCTCAAGTGGCGATAATTTCGTGCATCTTGCTAAAGTTATGAGCAAGTTTTTGCCTGATTCATATTTAGTAGTTCCCAATGCTCCATTTGAAAGAGAAATAGGTGATGGTTATCAGTGGTTTAGTTTAGAGGATCGTAGTGAGGAAGCACTATATAATGGGGTGAAAAATGCTGCATCAATTGTAAATCATTTTATTGGTACAAAATTAAAGGAGCTTAATTTAAAAGATACTCAGCTTTCTTTAGTTGGATTTTCTCAAGGGGCAATGCTTGCAATGCATGTAGCTCTTACCCGGCTTCAGTCTTGTGCATCGGTTGTTGCATATTCTGGTAGGTTTCTTTCACCTTCAAAAATTGCACCGGAGATCAAATCAAAACCCAGCATATGTGTTATTCATGGTGATGCTGATGATGTGGTACCTTTTTCTTCCCTTGATTTAGCGGTTAAAGCTCTGAAAGAAAATGGAGTAAACGCTCAAGGATACCCAATTCATGGATTAGGCCATATTATTAATGAAGAAGGAATAAGGTTAGGGGTTGAGTTTATCAAGAAGAATTTTGGAAATTAA
- a CDS encoding NADH-quinone oxidoreductase subunit D — protein sequence MPDLKTMMLNFGPQHPAAHGVLRLVLEMDGEVIERADPHIGLLHRGTEKLIEHKTYLQALPYFDRLDYVSPMSQEHAYSLCVEKLLQCEVPIRAKYLRVLFCELTRILNHLLNISSQALDVGAMTPLLWLFEEREKILEFYERASGARFHAAYIRPGGVAADIPEGLIEDIAKFIAQFPKYIDDVDELLTENRIWKQRTVEISKISIKEALDWGFSGPMLRAAGLAWDLRKSQPYEIYDQLDFDIPIGQNGDCYDRYLVRMAEIRQSISLVKQCIEKIPKGPIKTEDRKISPPPRAEMKESMEAMIHHFKLYSEGYHVPEGEAYAAVEAPKGEFGVYIVSDGTNRPYRCRIRAPGFAHLQALDFMAKGHMLADIAAIIGSLDIVFGEIDR from the coding sequence ATGCCAGATCTAAAGACAATGATGCTAAACTTTGGCCCTCAGCACCCAGCTGCACATGGGGTGCTACGTCTTGTTTTAGAAATGGATGGTGAAGTGATCGAGAGGGCAGATCCCCACATTGGACTTTTGCATCGCGGCACTGAGAAGTTAATAGAACATAAAACGTATCTTCAAGCTCTGCCTTATTTTGACCGCCTTGATTATGTGTCACCAATGTCACAAGAGCATGCATATTCGTTATGTGTAGAGAAATTATTGCAGTGCGAAGTTCCGATTAGGGCAAAATATTTGCGTGTTCTATTTTGTGAGCTAACAAGAATACTAAATCATTTACTAAATATCTCTTCCCAAGCGCTTGATGTTGGGGCAATGACCCCTCTTTTGTGGCTCTTTGAAGAGAGAGAAAAAATACTCGAATTTTATGAAAGGGCCTCAGGTGCAAGATTTCACGCAGCTTATATAAGACCAGGTGGAGTTGCAGCAGATATTCCAGAAGGTTTGATTGAGGATATTGCAAAATTTATAGCGCAATTTCCAAAGTATATAGATGATGTTGATGAGCTTCTAACAGAAAACAGGATATGGAAGCAACGCACTGTAGAAATCAGCAAGATATCAATTAAAGAAGCTCTTGATTGGGGCTTTAGTGGACCGATGCTGCGTGCTGCTGGTCTCGCTTGGGATTTGCGGAAAAGCCAGCCATATGAGATATATGATCAATTAGATTTTGATATACCTATCGGCCAAAATGGTGACTGTTATGACCGTTATTTAGTAAGAATGGCAGAGATTAGGCAATCTATTAGCTTAGTGAAGCAATGCATAGAGAAAATTCCTAAAGGGCCAATAAAAACTGAAGATAGAAAAATTTCTCCACCGCCAAGAGCAGAAATGAAAGAATCTATGGAGGCTATGATTCATCATTTTAAGCTTTATTCAGAAGGATATCATGTGCCAGAAGGTGAAGCATATGCTGCAGTTGAAGCACCAAAAGGTGAGTTTGGAGTATATATAGTTTCAGATGGTACCAATAGACCTTATAGATGTCGAATAAGAGCACCTGGCTTTGCGCATTTACAGGCCTTAGATTTCATGGCAAAAGGACACATGCTTGCTGACATTGCAGCAATTATCGGTTCACTCGATATAGTCTTTGGTGAGATTGATAGGTAA